One segment of Streptomyces sp. YIM 121038 DNA contains the following:
- a CDS encoding O-antigen ligase family protein, giving the protein MVPAVRRAAPVLPIVAVVALLALPVPAGASGDGPQITVADVASGLVVALCVLTAARSARRPLTRTAALLFGLPVVGVTAAACAAPTGGAALAGAARYLQVFVLVPLAVLALLRDGRDVRLVAWSFVGLAGWQGALGVHQYVTGTGASYMGEDIRAVGTFGPTDVMGMATVVSFGVVCALALAFRDGAPRQRATAVTCAVLLLVPLALSFSRGAWIATAAACGVVLVLAGVRRALRVLLAATAAAVVLVGGFGVGSQMLQQRLGSITEVADAPDQSVTDRYTMWAASLDMWRERPVTGVGLKGFPEYRDSHASVALSSGSDTAGAGHGFARQPLLSPHNMYLLILSEQGLLGLCALAGCWAGLLACGLRRWARTRAPSAAAPGDRLDCALLACGLLVWQLVDFLYADIGGPSTVLTAIVLGVAAWWGVGDHMRRQEVPTP; this is encoded by the coding sequence CTGGTGCCCGCCGTGCGGCGGGCCGCGCCCGTGCTGCCGATCGTCGCCGTGGTGGCGCTGCTCGCGCTTCCGGTGCCCGCGGGGGCCTCCGGCGACGGACCGCAGATCACGGTCGCCGACGTGGCCTCCGGGCTCGTCGTGGCGCTGTGCGTCCTGACCGCCGCACGTTCCGCGCGGCGCCCGCTGACCCGGACCGCCGCGCTCCTGTTCGGCCTGCCCGTGGTCGGCGTCACCGCCGCCGCGTGCGCCGCGCCGACCGGCGGCGCCGCGCTGGCCGGGGCGGCCCGCTACCTCCAGGTCTTCGTCCTGGTGCCGCTCGCCGTCCTCGCGCTGCTCCGGGACGGCCGTGACGTACGCCTGGTGGCCTGGTCGTTCGTCGGGCTCGCCGGGTGGCAGGGCGCGCTCGGCGTGCACCAGTACGTCACCGGGACCGGCGCCTCGTACATGGGCGAGGACATCCGCGCGGTCGGCACGTTCGGGCCGACCGACGTCATGGGGATGGCCACCGTCGTGTCGTTCGGTGTGGTCTGCGCCCTCGCCCTCGCCTTCCGCGACGGCGCGCCCCGGCAGCGCGCCACCGCGGTCACCTGCGCGGTGCTGCTGCTCGTCCCGCTCGCCCTGTCCTTCAGCCGGGGCGCGTGGATCGCCACGGCCGCGGCCTGCGGCGTGGTCCTGGTGCTCGCCGGGGTGCGGCGGGCGCTGCGCGTGCTGCTCGCCGCGACCGCCGCGGCCGTGGTCCTCGTCGGCGGCTTCGGGGTGGGCTCGCAGATGTTGCAGCAGCGCCTCGGCAGCATCACCGAGGTCGCCGACGCGCCCGACCAGTCGGTCACCGACCGGTACACGATGTGGGCCGCTTCGCTCGACATGTGGCGCGAGCGCCCGGTCACCGGCGTGGGCCTCAAGGGCTTCCCCGAGTACCGCGACAGCCACGCCTCCGTCGCGCTCTCCTCCGGCAGCGACACCGCGGGCGCGGGCCACGGCTTCGCCCGCCAGCCGCTCCTGTCCCCGCACAACATGTACTTGCTGATCCTCAGCGAACAGGGGCTGCTCGGCCTGTGCGCCCTCGCGGGCTGCTGGGCGGGACTCCTGGCCTGCGGGCTGCGGCGCTGGGCCCGCACGCGTGCGCCGTCCGCGGCCGCGCCCGGCGACCGCCTCGACTGCGCGCTCCTGGCCTGCGGCCTCCTCGTGTGGCAGCTGGTCGACTTCCTGTACGCCGACATCGGCGGGCCCTCCACGGTCCTCACGGCCATCGTCCTCGGGGTCGCGGCCTGGTGGGGGGTCGGCGACCACATGCGGCGGCAGGAGGTGCCGACACCATGA
- a CDS encoding sugar transferase produces the protein MSAERTVVTSSGELRQHQQDPAAAVVVAPREALAKRVGHGPWRPARRRRVAWPLLAVDGAAAALGVCAYAVSDAAGSRPLPGAAADWAAAAPWTLVSWAATMALLTTAVVALHAHGGLYRPARMPGALDELPSLGGRVAVAWCVTATCAASLSGLPVLPSLAPLASPSPVPLVTACAAHCALSTVGRALVYARLRGALARGPRPVLVLGHGPRARAVATALLRQPRCGMRPVGVVCDPADLAAQGQETAPGLPVLATLDELQRAAIQNDVRTVLIATGRTDSREHWLPALRALGCDLWELAPVPAPAGHQHVAGFPCRPLPPGGPLRTSLRKRALDVLVSAALLVLAAPVLLVCAALLRGLEGPGIVFRQERVGKGGRPFTLLKFRTHRPADPQEAATRWSVADEHRMSAYCRFLRRTSLDELPQLWNVLRGDMSLVGPRPERPYFVAQFSQKYPDYALRHRMPTGITGLAQIHGLRGDTSIEDRCRFDNAYIDSWSFWQDLCILLRTVGCLVRHSGS, from the coding sequence GTGAGTGCGGAACGAACCGTCGTCACCTCGTCAGGGGAGCTGAGACAGCACCAGCAGGACCCGGCCGCGGCCGTCGTCGTGGCGCCCCGGGAGGCGCTGGCCAAGCGCGTCGGGCACGGCCCGTGGCGGCCCGCGCGCCGACGGCGCGTCGCCTGGCCGCTGCTGGCCGTCGACGGGGCCGCGGCGGCACTCGGTGTGTGCGCGTACGCCGTGTCCGATGCCGCCGGGTCCCGGCCCCTGCCGGGGGCCGCGGCCGACTGGGCGGCGGCCGCTCCCTGGACCCTCGTCTCCTGGGCCGCCACGATGGCGCTGCTCACCACGGCCGTCGTCGCGCTGCACGCCCACGGCGGTCTGTACCGGCCCGCGCGGATGCCCGGCGCGCTCGACGAACTGCCCTCGCTCGGCGGGCGCGTGGCGGTCGCCTGGTGCGTGACGGCCACGTGCGCGGCCTCCCTGTCCGGCCTTCCCGTCCTGCCGTCGCTCGCCCCGCTCGCCTCCCCGTCGCCCGTCCCGCTCGTGACGGCGTGCGCGGCCCACTGCGCGCTGAGCACGGTCGGCCGGGCCCTGGTGTACGCGCGGTTGCGCGGGGCGCTCGCGCGCGGGCCGCGGCCCGTGCTCGTCCTCGGCCACGGCCCCCGCGCCCGCGCGGTCGCCACCGCGCTGCTGCGCCAGCCCCGGTGCGGGATGCGCCCGGTCGGTGTCGTCTGCGACCCCGCCGACCTCGCCGCCCAGGGCCAGGAGACGGCACCGGGCCTGCCGGTGCTCGCCACCCTGGACGAACTCCAGCGCGCCGCCATCCAGAACGACGTCCGCACCGTGCTGATCGCCACCGGCCGTACGGACTCCCGCGAGCACTGGCTGCCCGCCCTGCGCGCCCTCGGCTGCGACCTGTGGGAGCTCGCCCCGGTGCCGGCCCCCGCGGGGCACCAGCACGTGGCCGGGTTCCCGTGCCGCCCGCTGCCGCCCGGCGGTCCGCTCCGCACCAGCCTGCGCAAGCGCGCCCTGGACGTGCTGGTGTCGGCCGCGCTCCTCGTTCTCGCCGCGCCGGTCCTGCTGGTGTGCGCGGCGCTCCTGCGCGGCCTGGAAGGCCCCGGCATCGTGTTCCGCCAGGAGCGCGTCGGCAAGGGCGGCCGTCCGTTCACCCTGCTGAAGTTCCGCACCCACCGGCCCGCCGACCCGCAGGAGGCCGCGACCCGGTGGAGCGTCGCCGACGAGCACCGGATGAGCGCGTACTGCCGCTTCCTGCGCCGCACCTCCCTCGACGAGCTGCCGCAGCTGTGGAACGTGCTGCGCGGCGACATGAGCCTGGTCGGGCCGCGCCCCGAACGCCCTTATTTCGTGGCCCAGTTCAGCCAGAAGTACCCCGACTACGCGCTCCGCCACCGCATGCCCACCGGCATCACCGGGCTCGCCCAGATCCACGGCCTGCGCGGAGACACCTCCATCGAGGACCGGTGCCGCTTCGACAACGCGTACATCGACAGCTGGTCGTTCTGGCAGGACCTGTGCATCCTGCTGCGCACGGTGGGCTGTCTCGTACGACACTCGGGGAGTTGA
- a CDS encoding glycosyltransferase, with amino-acid sequence MPQPSVLPPPRVLHVSQPVDGGVARVVLDLVEAQRAAGLDVHVACPGGVLAGGSGHAWAASRSPGPSLWSEVRELDRVVTLVRPDLVHAHSAKAGLAVRLAVRGRVPTVFQPHAWSFEAVGGVTAVLARAWERHGARWTARLVCVSEAERHTGLRAGVGGTARVVPNGIAVDRFPPRSREASRAELPLPPARDAATPLVVCVGRLCRQKGQDVLLRAWAAVTAALPAARLALVGDGPDAEALRGRADGSVLFAGAVPDAAPWYRAADVVVQPSRWEGMALAPLEAMACGRTVVVTEVNGARESLPPDLVPHALVPPEDPDALARALIALLGDRALRDRLGDRARRHVLDHHDVRHTARAIEEVYRELLGTAPPTYAAATKDRECTNP; translated from the coding sequence ATGCCGCAGCCGTCGGTCCTCCCTCCCCCGCGTGTCCTGCACGTCAGCCAGCCCGTGGACGGCGGCGTGGCGCGCGTGGTCCTGGACCTCGTCGAGGCCCAGCGCGCCGCGGGCCTCGACGTCCATGTGGCCTGCCCGGGAGGCGTGCTCGCGGGCGGCAGCGGGCACGCCTGGGCGGCGAGCCGCTCCCCCGGGCCCTCGCTGTGGTCCGAGGTCCGCGAGCTCGACCGCGTCGTGACCCTCGTACGTCCCGACCTCGTGCACGCCCACAGCGCCAAGGCGGGCCTCGCCGTGCGGCTCGCCGTGCGCGGGCGCGTGCCCACCGTCTTCCAGCCGCACGCCTGGTCGTTCGAGGCCGTCGGCGGGGTGACGGCGGTGCTCGCCCGCGCCTGGGAGAGGCACGGCGCGCGCTGGACGGCCCGGCTCGTGTGCGTCAGCGAGGCCGAGCGGCACACCGGGCTGCGCGCGGGCGTCGGCGGCACCGCCCGGGTCGTCCCCAACGGCATCGCCGTCGACCGGTTCCCGCCCCGGAGCAGGGAGGCGAGCCGGGCCGAACTGCCGCTGCCCCCGGCCCGCGACGCCGCGACGCCGCTGGTGGTGTGCGTGGGGCGGCTGTGCCGCCAGAAGGGGCAGGACGTGCTGCTCCGGGCCTGGGCTGCCGTCACCGCGGCGCTGCCCGCCGCCCGCCTCGCCCTCGTCGGCGACGGGCCGGACGCCGAGGCCCTGCGGGGGCGCGCCGACGGCTCGGTCCTCTTCGCCGGTGCGGTGCCGGACGCGGCGCCCTGGTACCGCGCGGCCGACGTGGTCGTCCAGCCGTCGCGCTGGGAGGGCATGGCGCTGGCCCCGCTGGAGGCCATGGCGTGCGGCAGGACCGTCGTGGTCACCGAGGTGAACGGCGCGCGCGAGAGCCTGCCGCCCGACCTCGTGCCCCATGCCCTGGTGCCGCCGGAGGACCCGGACGCCCTGGCCCGCGCGCTCATCGCCCTCCTCGGGGACCGGGCGCTGCGCGACCGGCTCGGGGACCGGGCGCGCCGCCACGTACTCGACCACCACGACGTGCGGCACACCGCCCGCGCGATCGAGGAGGTCTACCGCGAACTGCTCGGCACGGCACCCCCCACGTACGCGGCCGCCACGAAGGACAGGGAGTGCACCAACCCGTGA
- a CDS encoding chaplin codes for MSRTTKALALSAVAAAAVAGGAGVAAADSGAQGAATNSPGVVSGNVIQVPVHVPVNVCGNTINVIGLLNPAFGNTCVND; via the coding sequence ATGTCGCGTACCACCAAGGCTCTCGCCCTCTCCGCCGTCGCGGCCGCCGCCGTGGCCGGTGGCGCCGGTGTCGCCGCCGCCGACAGCGGCGCGCAGGGTGCCGCCACCAACTCCCCCGGTGTCGTCTCCGGCAACGTCATCCAGGTTCCGGTGCACGTGCCCGTGAACGTCTGCGGCAACACGATCAACGTGATCGGCCTGCTGAACCCGGCGTTCGGCAACACCTGCGTCAACGACTGA
- a CDS encoding chaplin family protein — MNTAKKAALALAAAGMAAGAASGTAFADADAAADAAHSPGVGSGNIGQIPVNVPVNVVGNTANLIGALNPAFGNSGANN; from the coding sequence ATGAACACTGCCAAGAAGGCCGCTCTCGCCCTCGCCGCCGCCGGTATGGCCGCGGGCGCCGCGTCGGGGACCGCTTTCGCCGACGCCGACGCCGCCGCTGACGCCGCGCACTCCCCGGGTGTCGGCTCGGGCAACATCGGCCAGATCCCGGTGAACGTCCCGGTCAACGTCGTGGGCAACACCGCGAACCTGATCGGCGCCCTGAACCCGGCGTTCGGCAACAGCGGCGCGAACAACTGA
- a CDS encoding DUF5949 family protein: MTTKPSDQRPFRVADMGTLGVIAWSGEHPEEEKDMAFLMAYPLGDAEGGPDASAEAVGALLHNSGLPVGGPLLDGARNPSLPVTLLVEAGQAVVSMPHVNAQCVVPPEWLAAVQERGHAYFIMTTRAWPEGTPGAPVSEDNLRSFAGDEETLTNATHCLLPVQRLRG; the protein is encoded by the coding sequence ATGACCACGAAACCGAGCGACCAGCGTCCTTTCCGTGTGGCCGACATGGGCACCCTGGGTGTCATCGCCTGGAGCGGTGAACACCCCGAGGAGGAAAAGGACATGGCCTTTCTCATGGCCTATCCCCTGGGGGACGCCGAGGGCGGTCCGGACGCCTCGGCGGAGGCGGTCGGCGCGCTCCTGCACAACTCCGGTCTGCCGGTCGGCGGCCCGCTCCTCGACGGCGCGCGCAACCCCAGCCTGCCGGTGACCCTGCTGGTCGAGGCGGGGCAGGCGGTCGTCAGCATGCCGCACGTCAACGCCCAGTGCGTGGTCCCGCCCGAGTGGCTCGCCGCCGTACAGGAGCGCGGGCACGCGTACTTCATCATGACCACGCGCGCGTGGCCGGAGGGTACGCCCGGCGCACCCGTGTCGGAGGACAACCTCAGGTCCTTCGCGGGTGACGAGGAGACCCTGACCAACGCCACGCACTGTCTGCTGCCGGTGCAGCGGCTGCGCGGCTGA
- a CDS encoding tyrosinase family oxidase copper chaperone, whose amino-acid sequence MSAAPGTPLTHRLGRRHLLGVAAAATLAAVGVMRASGARATPPGAADEGSFDEMYRGRRIQGDPVLGERGAGRDRWRVTVDGRRLGLMRRADGTYLTMVDHYGSYATPLAAARGAVDELGVTARLSGHTH is encoded by the coding sequence ATGAGCGCAGCGCCCGGTACGCCACTGACCCACCGCCTCGGGCGGCGCCACCTGCTGGGCGTCGCGGCCGCGGCCACGCTCGCCGCCGTGGGGGTGATGCGGGCGAGCGGGGCGCGGGCCACCCCGCCGGGCGCCGCGGACGAGGGCTCGTTCGACGAGATGTACCGGGGGCGGCGCATCCAGGGCGACCCGGTCCTGGGCGAGCGGGGCGCGGGCCGGGACCGGTGGCGCGTCACGGTCGACGGCCGGCGGCTCGGCCTCATGCGCCGCGCCGACGGCACCTACCTGACCATGGTCGACCACTACGGGTCGTACGCGACCCCGCTCGCGGCCGCCCGCGGGGCCGTGGACGAGCTCGGGGTGACGGCGCGGCTGAGCGGTCACACCCACTGA
- a CDS encoding tyrosinase family protein has product MAYTRKNQNRLTGAERRRFVDAVLSLKRRGEYDEFVRTHIDFYVADGEERLRVAHMTPTFLPWHRRFLLDFEEALQRVDDTVTVPYWDWTRDRSPAASLWGEDFLGGNGREGDRQVLTGPFARRNGHWRIKESVTDGDFLTRAFGNPSNPIDLPTPADVEWAMKDTRYDVPPWDSRADGGFRNKLEGWTSGVGTARWRNHNRVHRWVGGHMLGGGSVNDPVFWLNHAFVDLLWSRWEREHRRGARFLPEHPPGLGEPGHGRVVARNEPMPPWRTTPGDLLDHERIYRYV; this is encoded by the coding sequence GTGGCCTACACACGCAAGAACCAGAACCGGCTGACCGGGGCCGAGCGGCGCAGATTCGTGGACGCCGTACTGAGCCTGAAGCGCCGGGGCGAGTACGACGAGTTCGTGCGCACGCACATCGACTTCTACGTGGCGGACGGCGAGGAGCGGCTCCGGGTCGCCCATATGACGCCCACGTTCCTGCCCTGGCACCGGCGCTTCCTGCTCGACTTCGAGGAGGCCCTGCAGCGCGTCGACGACACGGTCACGGTCCCGTACTGGGACTGGACGCGGGACCGCTCCCCGGCCGCTTCCCTGTGGGGCGAGGACTTCCTGGGCGGCAACGGGCGCGAGGGCGACCGGCAGGTGCTCACCGGCCCGTTCGCCCGGCGCAACGGTCACTGGCGGATCAAGGAGAGCGTCACCGACGGCGACTTCCTCACCCGTGCGTTCGGCAACCCCTCGAACCCCATCGACCTGCCCACGCCCGCCGACGTGGAGTGGGCCATGAAGGACACCCGGTACGACGTCCCGCCCTGGGACTCACGGGCGGACGGCGGCTTCCGCAACAAGCTGGAGGGCTGGACGTCCGGCGTCGGCACCGCGCGGTGGCGCAACCACAACCGTGTGCACCGCTGGGTCGGCGGACACATGCTGGGCGGCGGCTCCGTGAACGACCCGGTGTTCTGGCTGAACCACGCGTTCGTGGACCTGCTGTGGAGCCGCTGGGAACGGGAGCACCGCAGGGGCGCGCGGTTCCTGCCGGAGCACCCGCCGGGCCTCGGCGAGCCGGGGCACGGCCGCGTCGTCGCCCGCAACGAGCCGATGCCGCCGTGGCGCACCACCCCGGGCGACCTGCTCGACCACGAGCGGATCTATCGCTACGTGTGA
- a CDS encoding chaplin, producing MSRIAKAAALTLGAGAVVLGGAGLASADAGAHGEAKGSPGVLSGNLIQIPVHVPVNVCGNTIDAAGLLNPAFGNTCVNNGGTGGEGGYGH from the coding sequence ATGTCTCGCATCGCGAAGGCAGCCGCCCTTACGCTCGGCGCGGGTGCCGTCGTGCTGGGTGGCGCCGGACTCGCCTCGGCCGACGCCGGCGCGCACGGCGAAGCCAAGGGTTCCCCCGGTGTCCTCTCGGGCAACCTGATCCAGATTCCGGTCCACGTCCCGGTCAACGTCTGCGGCAACACCATCGACGCGGCCGGTCTGCTGAACCCGGCGTTCGGCAACACCTGCGTCAACAACGGCGGCACCGGCGGCGAGGGCGGCTACGGCCACTGA
- a CDS encoding M23 family metallopeptidase gives MAGTPPDDVVDRDDPTDPDATTTDPTGIDDIADPTDIADIDGPEGSDGLGDPDDVMGFDGAADPHEDCVVGYDPHFEDDLAAADAAVPEVRALTGPPRRFARPLRRRFRVSARYGIRGNWLAGHHTGIDLAVPRGTPVYAVGSGVVVLARWSGAYGKAVTVRMPDGHYALYAHLNRISVRQGARIRTGTRIGSSGSTGRATGPHLHLEIRSRRGYGSDISPVGYLARRGVRLT, from the coding sequence ATGGCGGGCACCCCGCCGGACGACGTCGTGGACCGCGACGACCCCACCGATCCTGACGCCACTACCACCGACCCCACCGGCATCGACGACATCGCCGACCCCACCGACATCGCTGACATCGACGGTCCCGAGGGCTCCGACGGCCTCGGGGATCCGGACGACGTCATGGGCTTCGACGGCGCCGCGGACCCGCACGAGGACTGCGTGGTCGGCTACGACCCGCACTTCGAGGACGACCTGGCGGCGGCCGACGCCGCGGTCCCCGAGGTCCGCGCGCTCACGGGCCCGCCACGCCGCTTCGCACGCCCGCTGCGCCGCCGCTTCCGCGTGAGCGCCCGCTACGGCATCCGCGGCAACTGGCTCGCGGGCCACCACACCGGCATCGACCTGGCCGTGCCCCGGGGCACCCCGGTGTACGCCGTCGGCTCGGGCGTGGTCGTGCTCGCCCGCTGGTCGGGGGCGTACGGCAAGGCCGTCACGGTCCGGATGCCGGACGGCCACTACGCGCTGTACGCGCATCTGAACCGCATCTCCGTGCGGCAGGGGGCGCGCATCCGCACCGGCACCCGCATCGGCAGCAGCGGCAGCACGGGCCGCGCCACGGGCCCCCACCTCCACCTGGAGATCCGGTCCCGGCGCGGCTACGGCTCGGACATCAGCCCGGTCGGCTATCTGGCCCGGCGCGGGGTCCGGCTCACCTAG
- a CDS encoding chemotaxis protein CheB, whose amino-acid sequence MTAHQPPAASGEDAYAVAAIASSAGGIHALGVLLGELGEDLPVPLLVVQHLDRRHRTVIADVLGRRTELNVKLAEQDERTEPGTVYIAPPDRHLLVAADGVLTLSSSALVHFVRPSADLLFESVAGAYGPRAIAAVLTGTGVDGAMGVDAVKSRGGTVIVQDPQSAEFKSMPQTALGTGAVDFVLPLEEIAAVIRGLVETKRH is encoded by the coding sequence GTGACGGCTCATCAGCCCCCGGCGGCCTCCGGCGAGGATGCTTACGCGGTGGCGGCCATCGCGTCGTCGGCCGGAGGGATCCACGCCCTGGGCGTGCTGCTCGGCGAGCTCGGCGAGGACCTGCCGGTGCCCCTCCTGGTCGTCCAGCACCTGGACCGGCGCCACCGCACGGTCATCGCCGACGTGCTCGGCCGCCGTACCGAGCTGAACGTGAAGCTCGCGGAGCAGGACGAACGGACGGAGCCCGGCACCGTCTACATCGCTCCGCCCGACCGGCATCTGCTGGTGGCTGCCGACGGCGTCCTGACGCTGTCGAGCAGCGCGCTCGTCCATTTCGTGCGCCCCTCCGCGGACCTGTTGTTCGAGTCGGTGGCGGGCGCGTACGGGCCGCGGGCCATCGCCGCCGTGCTGACCGGGACGGGTGTCGACGGCGCCATGGGCGTGGACGCGGTGAAGTCCCGCGGCGGTACGGTGATCGTGCAGGACCCGCAGTCGGCGGAGTTCAAGAGCATGCCCCAGACGGCCCTGGGTACAGGAGCAGTGGACTTCGTGCTACCCCTTGAGGAGATCGCCGCGGTGATCCGCGGACTTGTCGAGACCAAGAGGCACTGA
- a CDS encoding CheR family methyltransferase: MGETHDSETDEELEDLLGFLRDARGFDFTGYKRSSLGRRIRKRMTDAGVSSYADYRDRLEASADEFGALFNTILINVTSMFRDPDAWTYLQREVLPELLAAAGADDEIRVWSAGCSSGEEAYSLAIMFAEALGIEESLNRVKIYATDVDEEALREARTALYTAKSLEALPVDLRDKYFEQNGAQYSFRPDLRRRVIFGRHDVTRDAPISRLDLLVCRNTLMYFNVEAQTQIIDRFHFALRDGGFLFLGKAEMLLNDADRFQVVNMRQRLFRRRPGGSGPPYHPAPLKVRAGVAFEPRSAARNRQMRDLILDALPVPAVAVDTEGSVTLINSQARVQFGLTTNDCGRPFQDLEISYRPVELRSLIEQSTHERRTLRVNSVERRVGDDLQYVDILIQPLTGSNGLPAGTVISFSDVTVPTQLKSEVKRVREELETAYEELQSTNEELETTNEELQSSIEELETTNEELQSTNEELETTNEELQSGNEELETMNEEMRIRTEELDEVRAFLEGVMSSIAAGVVVLDADTKVKSWNRGAAELWGLRRDEVMDELFFGLDFGLPTEELRPAVQKCLDSRKRTGPVSVSAVNRIGRRITCYVVCSPFEGHHGGVVLLMEEGNATAEESVGTSTK; encoded by the coding sequence ATGGGCGAAACACACGACTCCGAGACCGACGAGGAGCTGGAGGACCTCCTCGGGTTTCTGAGGGACGCCCGTGGCTTCGACTTCACCGGATACAAGCGCTCCTCTCTTGGCCGGCGCATCCGCAAGCGGATGACGGACGCCGGAGTCTCCTCGTACGCGGACTACCGCGACCGCCTTGAGGCCAGCGCGGACGAGTTCGGCGCGCTCTTCAACACCATCCTGATCAACGTCACCTCGATGTTCCGCGACCCGGACGCCTGGACGTATCTGCAGCGCGAGGTCCTGCCCGAGCTGCTCGCCGCGGCCGGGGCCGACGACGAGATCAGGGTGTGGAGCGCGGGCTGCTCCAGCGGTGAGGAGGCGTACTCACTGGCGATCATGTTCGCCGAGGCGCTCGGCATCGAGGAGAGCCTGAACCGCGTCAAGATCTACGCGACGGACGTCGACGAGGAGGCCCTGCGCGAGGCCCGCACCGCGCTGTACACCGCCAAGAGCCTGGAGGCCCTGCCGGTGGACCTGCGCGACAAGTACTTCGAGCAGAACGGCGCGCAGTACAGCTTCCGGCCCGATCTGCGGCGCCGGGTGATCTTCGGGCGGCACGACGTGACCCGGGACGCCCCCATCTCCCGGCTCGACCTGCTGGTGTGCCGCAACACCCTGATGTACTTCAACGTCGAGGCGCAGACGCAGATCATCGACCGCTTCCACTTCGCGCTGCGCGACGGCGGCTTCCTCTTCCTCGGCAAGGCCGAGATGCTCCTGAACGACGCCGACCGCTTCCAGGTCGTCAACATGCGCCAGCGCCTCTTCCGGCGCCGCCCCGGGGGCTCCGGGCCGCCCTACCACCCCGCCCCGCTGAAGGTCCGGGCGGGCGTCGCGTTCGAACCGCGCTCGGCGGCGCGCAACCGCCAGATGCGCGACCTCATCCTGGACGCCCTGCCGGTGCCCGCGGTCGCCGTCGACACCGAAGGCTCGGTGACACTGATCAACAGCCAGGCGCGCGTGCAGTTCGGCCTCACCACCAACGACTGCGGCCGGCCCTTCCAGGACCTGGAGATCTCCTACCGGCCCGTCGAGCTGCGCTCGCTGATCGAGCAGTCCACGCACGAGCGCAGAACGCTGCGCGTCAACAGCGTGGAGCGCCGCGTCGGCGACGACCTCCAGTACGTCGACATCCTGATCCAGCCGCTCACCGGATCCAACGGACTACCGGCGGGCACCGTCATCAGCTTCTCCGACGTCACGGTCCCCACCCAGCTCAAGTCCGAGGTCAAGCGCGTCCGGGAAGAGCTGGAGACGGCGTACGAGGAACTCCAGTCCACGAACGAGGAGCTGGAGACGACGAACGAGGAACTCCAGTCCAGCATCGAGGAGCTGGAGACCACGAACGAGGAACTCCAGTCCACGAACGAGGAATTGGAGACGACGAACGAGGAACTCCAGTCCGGCAATGAGGAACTGGAGACCATGAACGAGGAGATGCGGATCCGCACCGAGGAGCTGGACGAGGTCCGTGCCTTCCTCGAAGGCGTGATGAGCAGCATCGCGGCCGGCGTGGTGGTCCTGGACGCGGACACCAAGGTCAAGAGCTGGAACCGGGGCGCGGCCGAGCTGTGGGGGCTGCGCCGGGACGAGGTCATGGACGAGCTGTTCTTCGGACTCGACTTCGGGCTGCCCACCGAGGAGCTGCGGCCCGCGGTCCAGAAGTGCCTCGACAGCCGCAAGCGCACCGGCCCGGTCTCGGTGTCCGCGGTGAACCGCATCGGCCGCCGCATCACGTGCTACGTGGTCTGCTCGCCCTTCGAGGGCCACCACGGAGGCGTCGTCCTGCTGATGGAGGAAGGCAACGCCACGGCGGAGGAGAGCGTCGGCACCTCCACGAAATGA
- a CDS encoding GAF and ANTAR domain-containing protein, with product MTGWEQGDGPRPRFMSGVAEACGTSSAALTLVDGRQRQLAVAASDAPARAAQDLEFMLSEGPTRDATRCRNLVFASHEAIETRWPCYGPALTALGIHEVAAVPLDSSDRCLGALAVFDPRPGLVGTRMFTEIVEALARTVLLDPDADPELYGGTDHRDVVQQAAGMLSVYVGCRVEDALALIKARAYSGAESLEVLAGKIVAGDLKITPGESP from the coding sequence ATGACGGGGTGGGAGCAAGGTGACGGCCCCCGGCCCCGGTTCATGAGCGGGGTCGCCGAAGCCTGCGGCACGAGCAGCGCGGCGCTGACCCTCGTGGACGGCCGGCAGCGGCAGCTCGCCGTCGCCGCGTCGGACGCACCGGCGCGGGCGGCGCAGGACCTGGAGTTCATGCTCAGCGAAGGCCCCACCAGGGACGCCACCCGGTGCCGGAACCTGGTCTTCGCCTCGCACGAGGCCATCGAGACGCGCTGGCCCTGTTACGGCCCGGCCCTGACCGCGCTGGGCATCCACGAGGTCGCCGCGGTCCCCCTGGACTCCAGCGACCGGTGCCTCGGGGCGCTCGCGGTGTTCGACCCGCGCCCCGGCCTCGTCGGCACCCGGATGTTCACGGAGATCGTGGAAGCGCTGGCCCGCACCGTCCTCCTCGACCCCGACGCCGACCCCGAGCTGTACGGCGGCACCGACCATCGGGACGTGGTGCAGCAAGCGGCGGGCATGCTCTCCGTGTACGTGGGATGTCGTGTCGAGGACGCCCTCGCGCTGATCAAGGCGCGGGCGTACAGCGGCGCGGAGAGCCTGGAGGTGCTCGCGGGAAAGATCGTGGCCGGTGACTTGAAGATCACTCCGGGAGAGTCGCCATGA